The genomic stretch ATCAATATTAAATGTAAAGTAAGGACTTTTGCTTTTGTAGTATCCTGCTCTGTCTTTTAATGTAATAGCTTTAGGAATAGAAGTATTTTCTTTATTATGTACTTCTTCTGATACAGCTGCCATTTGAGTATTAGTGCTTTTACAGGATATAAGAGTTAATATAATAAAAATAATCAATATATATTTCATACTATACAATATATAAATTATTTCTATAAATTCAAGATTTTTTTATACTTGAAAGAATATAATATTTAATATATGATATATCTACTTTAATATTAAAATGAATAAGGATATGCATTTGATGAAAAAACAATTAGATGAAAATAGAATTAAGGAAGGGGTAGGCGGACAGGCTGTAATAGAAGGCATAATGCTTAGAAATAAAAGCCATTATGTAGTTGCAGTAAGAAAGCCAGACAAACAGATAGATTTTATAAAAGCATCTATTTCTGAAAATAGAAATAGCCTAACCAAAATGCCTTTCATAAGAGGTGTTGTAAACTTTGTAGATATGATGAAATTAGGATATAAGACTTTAGTATTCTCAGCAAATACAGCCGGACTTGAAGAAGATAATAATAAAAAAGATGCAAACAAATCAAATAACCAAAAAAATGATGGTTTGGCTATGACTTTAAGTATGCTTGTTTCTTTAGCCTTTGCTGTAGGACTTTTTATAGCTTTGCCTTATTTTATAACTACACTTATAGGAATAAATGAGAAAGAACATTTTGTTATTTTTAATTTGGCAAGAGGTGCTATAAAATTAGCTATATTTGTATTATATTTGCTTGTAATATCATTTTTTAAAGATATAAAAAGAGTATTTGAATATCATGGTGCAGAACATATGGTTGTTAATGCCTATGAACATGGACTTGACCCTGATACTGGAAATATAAGAGATTATACTACCATACACCCTAGATGCGGTACTACTTTTATGTTTTTGGTATTAACAGTTTCAATTCTGCTTTATATGTTTACAAGCTATTTTGTATACACATATATATATGCTTCTTATACTCCGCCTAAAATAATAGGAAATTTAACTGTTTTAGCTATTAATATATTACTTCTTCCCATTGTTTCTGGTATATCTTATGAAATATTAAAACTTGGTTTTAGATTTTATAATTTCCCTCTTATGAGACTTGCCATATTACCAGGTCTTTTACTTCAGAAAATCACAACTAGAAGACCTCAGGACGATGAAATAGAAGTAGCTTTATTTGCATTGAGTAAATTATTGGATACATCTGTAGGAAACAGAACAGAAGAAGAAGTGCAGGCTGATATGAAAGCTAGTTTGGAAAATAATAATACAAATAATACAACAGAAGAAAAACTATGCATATAAAAAAACGTCTTATAGCAAAAGATGATTATTATGAATATTCTTCAAGCTATATAAGAAAATATATTGTTATAATCGCTATAGCTTTATTTTGTGTACTTTTTACAGTTATATTTATACAGGTAAATTATAGAAGTGTACCAGAAAAATCATATATGAGAAATGATACTCCAGTATTAGATGTTAATAACCCTATAATAACAAATAATAATGGAATATATTATACAGGTGATTTTGATAGTATTCCTAAATCTATCCAAATTAATGAAGATATGGCTGAAAATCTGTATTTATATTTATTCCATGATAATCATATAATATTTTGGAAACTTTATAAATATAATTTAAAAAGATATTTTTCATACTATGCCTTTAATATATTGGACGGAGATTCTCAGTCATTTGTTATTAAAGAAGATGAAAAAGATTATTTAGATTTTTACGATAATTTTATACGTGCTCAGTTTAGAAAGAGCGTTGGAGAATTGTCTTTAGAAATACCAAATTTTTATAATACAAAACTAAATTTAAAAACTTCTATAAATAATTTAATAGAAAGTGAGTTTTCTTTTAAGTTTACTAACTTTAGTGCTTCTATGGTGAATTGGGCTGCAAACAGAGCTTTATATGTATCTTTTTATTACGGACTTCCATCTGGATATTTAGTTGTACCCGGAAGTGAAAATGCTATAACTGATACTAGTTCTGTTTTGGCAATTAATACGGTAGGGAGAAATCCTTCAAGATATACTCATAATATAATAGCAGCATTGGCATATATATCATACAATACTGAACCTATACCTATATTTATTTATGATAGTAAACCTCAGTCTCAGAATTCAAGAATGGTTAAATTTTTATTTAAAAATAAATGGCATATATATAAAAATTTTGATTCTCATGAATATAAAGATGTTATAGATTATTACTCGAAAGAAGAGGGCTTTAGTTTTGTATTTACTGTTACAAGCGATTATCTATATAATGGTTTAGGAGGATTCCAAAAAATAGATTTTGAAACTACAAAGGGAGTAATAGACGGATATTTTACTGTAGAAAATGAACAGTTTAAAATTAACGGAAATGCTGTAAAAGAGTTTGTTCATAGTGTATTTTAATGCGGGGTAATATGACAGAAAATAAAAAATTTGTAAGATTATTTGAAATATATACTTCTTTAATACTGGACGGTTTTATATTAAAAAATAAATTTGTAGATGACAATAATATGTCAAAGAGAACTCTTTTGAGGGATATAAAAGAAATAGAAAAATATCTTAGAATAGAATTGAAATCGGAAAAAGATAAATATGTTATAAGTTCTTCAGATTTGAAAAAAATAAAAAAAGGCTTTAACTTTGATGATAATATCAAAAAAAACGTAGATATATTATTTTCTATATTTATTAAAAAAGTAAGTTCTAATTTATCTCTTATACCTCGCTCTACTGTATCAAAATTACTGCCTCAAAATATAGATGATGAATATTATGATGTTATATTAATAGCAAGAAATGACATTAATCATATATCAGGAGATAGTGAAAATATAGATAAGCTGCTTTCATTTGTTAAAGATTTAAATGATATAAGTTTTGACTATTATATGGAAAGTGCTAAAAGCAGTTTTAGGGTAGAGGCTGCTGCTTATCTTATTTATTATTTTCAGGGCATATGGTATTTGGTTGCTAATGATAATAAAAAGAATAGAATAAAAACATATATTATTAATAATATATCAAATATTAATATAATAAAAAAAATTAAGTTTACTGATAAAAAAGATAAAGAAGAATATGATAATCAATACAAAATAAGATCTGAAAAGAGGGATAAATTGATTAAACATTTAGAGAGTAAGAGAAGTATATATTGGAATGAAGATAAGATTGTAAAAACTTTAGTTAAATTTAATTCCAATGTTGCTCATTATTTTAAGAATAGAAATTACGGATTTAATCAAAAAATAAAAATGGAGTTAGAAGATGGTTCTGTATTAATTAATTTTGATTTTTCATCTTTTACAGAATTAAGAATATTTTTAAGTCCTTGGTTAGGGGCTTTTAAAATAATATCTCCGGAGAAATTTAATAAAGAGTTTATAGAACATTTGAATAATGCTTTATCTGTAATGCAAAGTGAATGAAACTTTTGCATTATCAATTTAAAATATAAAAAAGCAGGTAAATAATTTATACCTGCTTTTATTATTTACACTTCTATTTATGATAAACTATAAAGCATATCTCCATAAGTCGGAAGTTTCCAATATTTTTTAGAAACAGTTCTTTCTAATTCATCTATTGTAACTCTCATATCTTCTAAACATGCAAATATTTTATCTCTTGAAAAATTAGCAGCTTTTGATACATCAGTAATTTTTTTACCTTCTGCAATATATTCTTCTAATTTTCCCAATTTACTGTATAAATCTGAAATTAGTTTATTAAGTTTATTAATTAAATCACTTTCAACATCAAAGTTTACTTTTAAATTATTTTTCTTATCAGCAATATTCGCAAGTTCTCCAGTGTACTCTATAGAAGAAGGAAGTATATGCTTATATACCATATCTGTTAATGTAAGAGCTTCAATATTAATTTCTTTTACATACTCTTCCATTCCTATTTCATATCTTGAACGTATTTCAGCTTCTGTGAGTACTTTATGTTTTGTTAATACATCTATATTTTTCTGAGATATAAAATGAGGCAATGCTTCCGGAGTAGTTTTTAGATTAAATAATCCTCTTTTTTCGGCTTCTTTTACCCATTCATCAGAATAGTTATTTCCATTATAAATTATTCTTTTATGTTTTTTTATAGTATCTTTTATAAGTTCATCTAAATCTTTTTCAAAATTTGAAGATTTTTCTAATATATCAGCAAACTGTGATAAAGCCTCAGCGACTATAGTATTTAATATTATATTAGGTCCTGATACTGAAAGACTTGAACCAACCATTCTAAACTCAAATTTGTTTCCAGTAAATGCTAAAGGAGAAGTTCTGTTTCTGTCAGTAGAATCTTTAGTAAGTCTTGCCAAAGAATTAACTCCCATTTCCATTTCAACTTTTGCTTTTCCTTCATAGTCTTTAGAATGTTCCATAGACTCAAGTACTTCGGTTAATTCATCTCCAAGAAACATTGATATAATAGCAGGAGGAGCTTCAGAAGCAC from Brachyspira murdochii DSM 12563 encodes the following:
- a CDS encoding DUF1385 domain-containing protein — encoded protein: MKKQLDENRIKEGVGGQAVIEGIMLRNKSHYVVAVRKPDKQIDFIKASISENRNSLTKMPFIRGVVNFVDMMKLGYKTLVFSANTAGLEEDNNKKDANKSNNQKNDGLAMTLSMLVSLAFAVGLFIALPYFITTLIGINEKEHFVIFNLARGAIKLAIFVLYLLVISFFKDIKRVFEYHGAEHMVVNAYEHGLDPDTGNIRDYTTIHPRCGTTFMFLVLTVSILLYMFTSYFVYTYIYASYTPPKIIGNLTVLAINILLLPIVSGISYEILKLGFRFYNFPLMRLAILPGLLLQKITTRRPQDDEIEVALFALSKLLDTSVGNRTEEEVQADMKASLENNNTNNTTEEKLCI
- a CDS encoding WYL domain-containing protein, whose amino-acid sequence is MTENKKFVRLFEIYTSLILDGFILKNKFVDDNNMSKRTLLRDIKEIEKYLRIELKSEKDKYVISSSDLKKIKKGFNFDDNIKKNVDILFSIFIKKVSSNLSLIPRSTVSKLLPQNIDDEYYDVILIARNDINHISGDSENIDKLLSFVKDLNDISFDYYMESAKSSFRVEAAAYLIYYFQGIWYLVANDNKKNRIKTYIINNISNINIIKKIKFTDKKDKEEYDNQYKIRSEKRDKLIKHLESKRSIYWNEDKIVKTLVKFNSNVAHYFKNRNYGFNQKIKMELEDGSVLINFDFSSFTELRIFLSPWLGAFKIISPEKFNKEFIEHLNNALSVMQSE